A window of the Helianthus annuus cultivar XRQ/B chromosome 4, HanXRQr2.0-SUNRISE, whole genome shotgun sequence genome harbors these coding sequences:
- the LOC110900787 gene encoding uncharacterized protein LOC110900787: MRLTVGTSTADVDEINTFGKWLLDLGEGNVGGPNDGEATIEIPQDLLITDASDPIASLIDFVYPSILKNVDAHNYFSDRAILAPKNDVVHEINDRLLAMFPGEEKEYLSSDSLCPSEDVNSTQQRLYSPDVLNGLKISGLPNHRLVLKVGVPVMLLRNIDQRNGLCNGTRLQVKKLHNRVIEAEIISGSNIGTCTYIPRLNLIPSDKKIHFAF, encoded by the coding sequence ATGAGGTTAACGGTTGGAACATCTACAGCTGATGTTGATGAAATAAATACTTTTGGCAAATGGCTTTTGGATTTGGGTGAAGGTAACGTTGGTggtccaaatgatggagaagcaACTATTGAAATACCACAAGATCTTTTGATTACTGATGCATCTGATCCAATTGCAAGTTTAATTGATTTTGTTTATCCATCAATCCTGAAAAACGTAGACGCCCATAACTATTTCAGTGACCGGGCTATACTTGCACCGAAAAATGATGTTGTTCATGAGATTAATGACAGGTTGCTAGCAATGTTTCCTGGTGAAGAAAAAGAGTATCTTAGCTCTGACAGTCTTTGTCCGTCTGAAGATGTAAATTCTACACAACAAAGACTTTACTCTCCGGATGTGCTCAATGGTCTTAAAATATCAGGCCTACCAAATCATAGGTTAGTCCTTAAAGTTGGTGTTCCAGTGATGTTATTAAGAAATATTGATCAACGGAATGGATTGTGCAACGGTACAAGGCTACAAGTAAAAAAGCTGCACAACCGTGTAATAGAAGCGGAGATAATATCTGGTTCAAATATTGGTACTTGCACATATATTCCTCGATTAAACTTGATACCTTCTGATAAAAAGATTCATTTTGCTTTTTAA